In the genome of Cupriavidus malaysiensis, one region contains:
- a CDS encoding cyclic nucleotide-binding/CBS domain-containing protein, producing the protein MRVDEVCSHALHHVSATCTLREAAQLMRDRRAKLLFVTEQDGPYQRILGVVTDRDMVVHGLADLPACGEALVTCVMTPGVITTERHAAVSDALRSMLAHGVRRLAVRDGESAVIGLLTLDDAVRSLSAEVDMVSNVLRRERSENGLPGEMAATPAFRL; encoded by the coding sequence ATGAGAGTCGACGAAGTGTGCTCCCACGCGCTGCACCACGTTTCCGCGACCTGTACCTTGCGCGAAGCGGCGCAGCTGATGCGCGACCGCCGCGCCAAGCTGCTGTTCGTCACCGAGCAGGACGGGCCCTACCAGCGCATCCTGGGCGTGGTCACGGACCGCGACATGGTGGTGCATGGCCTGGCCGACCTGCCCGCCTGCGGAGAAGCCCTTGTCACCTGCGTGATGACGCCCGGGGTGATCACCACCGAACGCCACGCCGCCGTCAGCGACGCCCTGCGCAGCATGCTGGCGCACGGCGTGCGCCGGCTGGCCGTGCGCGATGGCGAATCCGCCGTGATCGGACTGTTGACGCTGGACGATGCGGTGCGCTCGCTGAGCGCCGAGGTGGACATGGTGTCCAACGTGCTGCGGCGCGAGCGCAGCGAGAACGGCCTGCCCGGCGAGATGGCGGCGACGCCCGCGTTCCGCTTGTAG
- a CDS encoding universal stress protein, which produces MPYSTIMVLLDNSRRAYHRLEIATRLAAAQRARLLGLPLIPQPDPGLALLRQQDRGFMDALQARHEAAISQMRHAFEGAADEAPVAVEWRAVAGDPADVVRREACLADLVVAGQSDPDDDEAWIGERFVESLLLGCGRPVLVVPYAGRFASVGATVMVAWSGTREATRALHDALPLLRLARTVHVVCAPHDGGAAREREAPGEHAVASLRYHGIDATLHTLPGVAGDAALGELLLSRAADLGVDLLVMGAYGHARMREVVLGGVTQTLLGAMTVPVFFSH; this is translated from the coding sequence ATGCCTTACTCGACCATCATGGTGCTGCTCGACAACAGCCGCAGGGCCTATCACCGCCTGGAGATCGCCACCCGGCTGGCGGCCGCGCAGCGGGCCAGGCTGCTCGGCCTGCCGCTGATACCGCAGCCGGACCCGGGCCTGGCCCTGCTGCGCCAGCAGGATCGCGGCTTCATGGATGCCCTGCAGGCGCGCCACGAGGCGGCCATCAGCCAGATGCGCCATGCTTTCGAGGGCGCCGCGGACGAGGCGCCGGTGGCGGTCGAGTGGCGCGCGGTGGCAGGCGATCCGGCCGACGTGGTGCGGCGCGAAGCCTGCCTGGCCGACCTCGTCGTGGCCGGGCAGAGCGATCCCGACGACGACGAAGCCTGGATCGGCGAGCGCTTCGTCGAGTCGTTGCTGCTGGGCTGCGGCCGCCCGGTGCTGGTGGTGCCCTATGCGGGCCGCTTCGCCAGCGTCGGCGCCACGGTGATGGTGGCGTGGAGCGGCACCCGCGAAGCCACGCGCGCGCTGCACGATGCGCTGCCGCTGCTGCGCCTGGCGCGGACCGTGCATGTCGTCTGCGCGCCGCACGATGGCGGCGCCGCGCGCGAGCGCGAGGCGCCCGGCGAGCACGCCGTGGCCAGCCTGCGCTACCACGGCATCGACGCCACGCTGCATACGCTGCCCGGTGTCGCGGGCGATGCGGCGCTCGGCGAACTGCTGCTGTCGCGCGCCGCGGACCTGGGCGTTGACCTGCTGGTAATGGGGGCCTACGGCCACGCGCGCATGCGCGAGGTGGTGCTGGGCGGTGTCACCCAGACCCTGCTGGGCGCGATGACGGTACCGGTGTTCTTCTCGCACTGA
- a CDS encoding SagB/ThcOx family dehydrogenase, which yields MEEVKSLTYQPLAGKEPKAVRGKSERTIALPAPDMASGLPLMGALWERKSTREFAARELPLARLGELLWAAGGVNRSDTGGRTAPSAHGLNEIDIYVALPTGVYRYEPLHHTLVLKRAVDARNLTGYQDFVATAPLDLIYVVRRARLQGLPKPGQEVFPAIAAGAIAQNVYLYCASCGLGTVVRGWLNQRLLAEALSLNEDEVPLLAQTVGYTTGNGVQ from the coding sequence ATGGAAGAGGTCAAGTCGCTCACGTATCAACCGCTCGCCGGCAAGGAGCCGAAGGCGGTGCGCGGCAAATCCGAGCGCACCATCGCGCTGCCGGCGCCCGACATGGCTTCCGGCCTGCCCTTGATGGGCGCGCTATGGGAACGCAAGAGCACGCGCGAGTTCGCCGCACGCGAGCTGCCGCTGGCGCGGCTGGGCGAACTGTTGTGGGCCGCCGGCGGCGTCAACCGCAGCGATACCGGCGGGCGCACCGCGCCGTCGGCGCACGGCCTGAACGAGATCGACATCTATGTGGCACTGCCGACCGGCGTCTACCGCTACGAACCGCTGCACCATACCCTGGTGCTCAAGCGCGCGGTCGATGCGCGCAACCTGACCGGCTACCAGGACTTCGTCGCCACCGCGCCGCTCGACCTGATCTATGTGGTCCGGCGCGCACGCCTGCAGGGACTGCCGAAGCCGGGGCAGGAAGTGTTCCCGGCGATCGCGGCGGGCGCCATCGCGCAGAACGTCTACCTGTACTGCGCCTCGTGCGGGCTGGGTACCGTGGTGCGCGGCTGGCTGAACCAGCGCCTGCTGGCAGAGGCGCTGTCGCTGAACGAGGACGAGGTGCCGCTGCTGGCGCAGACGGTGGGCTACACCACGGGCAACGGCGTGCAGTAG
- a CDS encoding response regulator transcription factor, translating to MIRVMIADDHAVVRDGLRHILERAGGFEIVAEAADGAEVPRLARESEPELLLLDLSMPGRSGLELIRLLRAERPALRILVLTMHAEEQYVMRAFRAGAAGYLTKESAAMELVNAIAKVAAGGTYMSQAIAEKLATGLQEGLEAPHLRLSDREMEVYRRLVAGEALVDIAAALCVSAKTVSTYKMRIMEKLELANDAALVRYAIRHRLFDEADDL from the coding sequence ATGATCCGGGTGATGATCGCCGACGACCACGCCGTGGTGCGCGACGGCCTGCGCCACATCCTGGAACGCGCTGGGGGCTTCGAGATCGTGGCCGAGGCGGCGGACGGTGCCGAGGTGCCGCGCCTGGCCAGGGAAAGCGAGCCCGAACTGCTGCTGCTCGACCTGTCGATGCCCGGGCGCAGCGGGCTCGAACTGATCCGGCTGCTGCGCGCCGAGCGTCCCGCGCTGCGCATCCTGGTGCTGACCATGCATGCCGAGGAACAGTACGTGATGCGCGCCTTCCGTGCCGGGGCCGCCGGCTACCTGACCAAGGAGAGCGCGGCGATGGAACTGGTCAATGCCATCGCCAAGGTCGCGGCGGGCGGCACCTATATGAGCCAGGCGATCGCCGAGAAGCTCGCCACCGGCCTGCAGGAAGGGCTGGAAGCACCGCACCTGCGCCTGTCGGACCGCGAAATGGAGGTCTACCGCCGCCTGGTCGCAGGCGAGGCGCTGGTGGACATCGCCGCCGCGCTGTGCGTGAGCGCCAAGACCGTCAGCACCTACAAGATGCGCATCATGGAGAAGCTCGAACTGGCCAACGACGCGGCCCTGGTGCGCTACGCGATCCGCCACCGCCTGTTCGACGAGGCCGACGATCTGTGA
- a CDS encoding PAS domain-containing sensor histidine kinase has protein sequence MLRGHSSTSSDPAGRTAPKLAACVAAIAAVAAMAAAALAARRRTVRVPLPVPDGKAAAGAAALATESEARLAGIIRSSMEAIITVDEQQCVVLFNPMAETLFGWKAEDALGRQLGDFIPARYRAAHERHVRRFGVTGVTERQMGQQRTLYALRRDGVEFPIEASISQTPDGGGKLYTVMLRDTTERVLAEQALRRSREELQQLSDSILAAREEEKRRIARELHDDLGQRLSALKMDLAMLDEDLRQTAAADAARAQIAAMQAVIDETVGSVRRIAADLRPALLDELGLVPAIEWLAKDFSTRYGIRIEPHALGDEVEVPERTGTAVYRIVQEALNNVARHAHATAVEIALVRAGDWYQLTVRDNGCGWDGKMPERGRRVSFGLLGIRERARLIGGSVAIAHTPGAGFGLTVRFPAVAGCGEEEHA, from the coding sequence ATGCTGCGTGGTCATTCCTCCACTTCTTCGGATCCAGCCGGGCGTACCGCACCGAAGCTGGCGGCCTGCGTTGCCGCTATCGCTGCCGTTGCCGCGATGGCCGCCGCGGCGCTGGCGGCGCGGCGGCGCACGGTCCGGGTGCCGCTACCGGTGCCGGACGGCAAGGCCGCGGCGGGCGCCGCCGCGCTGGCCACCGAAAGCGAGGCCCGCCTGGCCGGCATCATCCGCTCGTCGATGGAGGCCATCATCACCGTCGACGAGCAGCAGTGCGTGGTGCTGTTCAACCCGATGGCGGAGACCCTGTTCGGCTGGAAGGCGGAGGACGCCCTGGGCCGCCAGCTCGGCGATTTCATCCCGGCGCGCTACCGCGCCGCCCACGAACGCCATGTGCGCCGTTTCGGCGTGACCGGCGTCACCGAGCGGCAGATGGGACAGCAGCGCACCCTGTACGCGCTGCGGCGCGACGGCGTCGAGTTTCCCATCGAGGCCTCCATCTCGCAGACCCCGGACGGCGGCGGCAAGCTGTACACCGTGATGCTGCGCGACACCACCGAGCGCGTGCTGGCCGAGCAGGCGCTGCGCCGCTCGCGCGAGGAACTGCAGCAGCTTTCCGACAGCATCCTGGCCGCGCGCGAGGAGGAGAAGCGGCGCATCGCGCGTGAACTGCACGACGATCTCGGGCAGCGGCTGAGCGCACTCAAGATGGATCTCGCCATGCTCGACGAGGACCTGCGCCAGACCGCCGCCGCCGATGCCGCGCGCGCGCAGATCGCCGCCATGCAGGCGGTCATCGACGAGACCGTCGGCTCGGTGCGGCGCATCGCCGCCGACCTGCGGCCGGCGCTGCTCGACGAGCTGGGACTGGTGCCCGCCATCGAGTGGCTGGCCAAGGACTTCTCCACGCGCTATGGCATCCGCATCGAGCCGCACGCGCTCGGCGACGAGGTCGAGGTGCCCGAGCGCACCGGCACCGCCGTCTACCGCATCGTGCAGGAGGCGCTCAACAATGTCGCGCGCCATGCCCACGCGACGGCCGTCGAGATCGCGCTGGTACGTGCCGGCGACTGGTACCAGCTGACCGTGCGCGACAATGGCTGCGGCTGGGACGGCAAGATGCCGGAGCGCGGCAGGCGGGTGTCGTTCGGCCTGCTCGGCATCCGCGAGCGCGCCAGGCTGATCGGCGGCAGCGTGGCCATCGCGCACACGCCGGGCGCGGGCTTCGGCCTGACCGTGCGCTTCCCGGCGGTGGCGGGCTGCGGCGAGGAGGAGCACGCATGA
- a CDS encoding helix-turn-helix domain-containing protein produces MLDTCPHVSADTFPISLPSHRPQPAHGTEDSAAPGPDGAARCNRCMLQGVCSGMCGQARPAPADGRTWRLVKRGQYLFRAGDAFQSVYTLRAGTMKTVVPAPGGGDQVTAFFLAGETLGLDGIDSETHTCDAVALEDSAVCVIPFGVLEALCRETRDLQHRLLKVMSAGLVRESEHAMLLAGLSAEQRVASFLLNLSARLRALGYSSTAFSLRMTREEIGSYLGIKLETVSRILSRFQREGWVQVRSKSITLLDPAALRVLL; encoded by the coding sequence ATGCTTGATACCTGCCCCCACGTCAGCGCGGATACCTTTCCCATCTCCCTGCCGTCGCACCGCCCGCAGCCAGCGCATGGCACCGAGGACAGCGCCGCCCCGGGCCCGGACGGCGCCGCGCGCTGCAACCGCTGCATGCTGCAAGGCGTCTGCTCCGGCATGTGCGGGCAGGCGCGCCCGGCGCCCGCCGACGGGCGCACCTGGCGCCTGGTCAAGCGCGGGCAGTACCTGTTCCGTGCCGGTGACGCCTTCCAGAGCGTCTACACGCTGCGCGCCGGCACCATGAAGACCGTGGTGCCCGCGCCCGGCGGCGGCGACCAGGTCACCGCCTTCTTCCTGGCCGGCGAGACCCTGGGGCTGGACGGCATCGACTCGGAGACCCACACCTGCGATGCGGTCGCGCTGGAAGACAGCGCCGTGTGCGTGATCCCCTTCGGCGTGCTGGAGGCGCTGTGCCGCGAGACGCGCGACCTGCAGCACCGCCTGCTCAAGGTGATGAGCGCCGGCCTCGTGCGCGAGTCCGAGCACGCGATGCTGCTGGCAGGCCTTTCCGCCGAGCAGCGCGTCGCTTCCTTCCTGCTCAACCTGTCGGCGCGGCTGCGCGCGCTCGGCTATTCGTCGACGGCCTTCTCGCTGCGCATGACGCGCGAGGAAATCGGCAGCTACCTCGGCATCAAGCTGGAAACCGTCAGCCGCATCCTGTCGCGCTTCCAGCGCGAGGGCTGGGTGCAGGTCCGCTCCAAGTCGATCACCCTGCTCGACCCCGCAGCGCTGCGCGTGCTGCTGTAG
- a CDS encoding DUF1840 domain-containing protein, with translation MLLTLHSKAAPDITLPRDLAQYLLGLVGKRIGERGVIRPDELPGAIERLESALGHGGEAPLADARRSAVLSRRAYPFLDMLRAARRQQADILWGI, from the coding sequence ATGCTGCTCACCCTGCACAGCAAGGCCGCCCCGGACATCACGCTGCCCCGGGACCTCGCCCAATACCTGCTCGGCCTGGTCGGCAAGCGCATCGGCGAGCGCGGCGTGATCCGCCCCGACGAGCTTCCGGGCGCCATCGAGCGCCTGGAGAGCGCGCTCGGCCACGGCGGCGAGGCGCCGCTCGCGGACGCGCGCCGCAGCGCGGTGCTGTCGCGGCGCGCCTACCCCTTCCTCGACATGTTGCGCGCCGCCCGGCGGCAGCAGGCCGACATCCTGTGGGGCATCTGA
- a CDS encoding TonB-dependent receptor: protein MASGKAGARRGADAQRADSTLTLGGVTVQASRSGKLSTRNVLTSVDVLGADRMVDQSVGYAWELFGQMPGVLLTDFNQGTTSGKLSFRGFNGEGEINAVKLLIDGIPSNSNDGNMPFIDGVFPLEIASLETVRGTNDPRYGLHNIAGNAGIQTLQGGNYARGRVGYGSFGTADTEAVAGYDNGNLAQNYAFGYRRSDGWRDHSRYDKLALSGKWFFTPDDGSWRVGAMARYYSGHAQEPGYLTGADAYTRPSASYAFNSTDEGTRETGQYSLHADTDLGETVSWASKIYLNTFRDRRYVTYSANVSQQERFADEQQFGASSVMTWRPRLEPSWLRGFALEGGVDMERQHNRSLRYTTVAQVRTAQTRDQAFDFDVYGAYVQAVLQPLPALRLVPAYRVDVIRGGFANGLNGQDYAINDYGTIGQPRISAVLAVADGYSLYGNWGRTFQAGTGAGAYKIPPRTADLSPSLNDGWEAGVKFRPAAWLEGRVAYWEQLASNEVKRKLNDPSGDYDNLGKTRRRGVDLQANLRPMAGLNLWFAYAFQMARIVDPGPGDGVTAGKQIDHVPDRMVSAGLDYQATPALRLSLWGSAQSSYYLEKTNSTGRYGAYALLNAGLGYRLAKSVMLDLQVKNLADRYYEYVWNDGTQNLHSPAPGRSFQATLTVGY, encoded by the coding sequence GTGGCGAGCGGCAAGGCGGGCGCGCGCCGCGGCGCCGACGCGCAGCGCGCGGACTCCACGCTGACGCTCGGCGGCGTCACCGTGCAGGCCAGCCGGAGCGGCAAGCTCTCCACGCGCAATGTGCTGACCTCGGTCGACGTGCTCGGCGCGGACCGCATGGTCGACCAGAGCGTGGGGTATGCCTGGGAACTGTTCGGCCAGATGCCCGGCGTGCTGCTGACCGATTTCAACCAGGGCACCACCTCGGGCAAGCTGTCCTTCCGCGGCTTCAACGGCGAGGGCGAGATCAACGCGGTCAAGCTGCTGATCGACGGTATCCCCAGCAACAGCAACGATGGCAACATGCCCTTCATCGACGGTGTGTTCCCGCTCGAGATCGCTTCGCTGGAGACGGTGCGCGGCACCAACGATCCGCGCTACGGGCTGCACAACATCGCCGGCAATGCCGGCATCCAGACGCTGCAGGGCGGCAACTATGCGCGCGGGCGGGTCGGCTACGGTAGCTTCGGCACGGCCGATACCGAAGCGGTGGCAGGCTACGACAACGGCAACCTGGCGCAGAACTATGCCTTCGGCTACCGCCGCAGCGATGGCTGGCGCGACCACTCGCGCTATGACAAGCTGGCGCTCTCGGGCAAGTGGTTCTTCACGCCGGACGACGGCAGCTGGCGCGTGGGCGCGATGGCGCGCTACTACAGCGGACACGCGCAGGAGCCCGGCTATCTGACCGGGGCCGACGCCTACACCCGCCCGTCCGCGTCCTACGCCTTCAACAGCACCGACGAAGGCACGCGCGAAACGGGGCAGTACAGCCTGCACGCCGACACCGACCTCGGTGAGACCGTATCTTGGGCCAGCAAGATCTACCTGAACACCTTCCGCGACCGGCGCTACGTCACCTACTCCGCCAACGTGTCGCAGCAGGAGCGCTTCGCCGACGAGCAGCAGTTCGGCGCCAGCAGCGTGATGACGTGGCGGCCCCGCCTCGAGCCGTCCTGGCTGCGCGGCTTCGCGCTGGAAGGGGGCGTGGACATGGAGCGCCAGCATAACCGCAGCCTGCGCTACACCACGGTGGCCCAGGTGCGCACGGCGCAGACGCGCGACCAGGCGTTCGATTTCGACGTCTATGGCGCCTACGTGCAGGCCGTGCTGCAGCCGCTGCCCGCGCTCAGGCTGGTGCCGGCCTACCGCGTCGACGTGATCCGTGGCGGCTTCGCCAACGGCCTGAACGGACAGGACTACGCCATCAACGACTACGGCACCATCGGCCAGCCCAGGATCAGCGCGGTGCTGGCCGTGGCCGACGGCTACAGCCTCTACGGCAACTGGGGCCGCACCTTCCAGGCCGGCACCGGCGCCGGCGCCTACAAGATCCCGCCACGCACCGCCGACCTGTCACCGTCGCTCAACGACGGCTGGGAGGCCGGGGTCAAGTTCCGCCCGGCCGCGTGGCTGGAAGGGCGCGTCGCCTACTGGGAGCAGTTGGCCTCCAATGAGGTCAAGCGCAAGCTCAACGATCCGTCGGGCGACTACGACAACCTGGGCAAGACGCGGCGCCGGGGCGTGGACTTGCAGGCCAATCTGCGGCCGATGGCAGGGCTGAACCTGTGGTTCGCCTATGCCTTCCAGATGGCCCGCATCGTCGATCCGGGCCCCGGCGATGGCGTCACCGCCGGCAAGCAGATCGACCACGTGCCCGACCGCATGGTCTCGGCCGGGCTCGACTACCAGGCCACGCCCGCGCTGCGCCTGTCGCTGTGGGGCAGCGCGCAGAGCAGCTACTACCTGGAGAAGACCAACAGCACGGGCCGCTACGGCGCCTATGCCTTGCTCAACGCCGGGCTCGGCTACCGCCTCGCCAAGTCAGTGATGCTGGACCTGCAGGTCAAGAACCTGGCCGACCGCTACTACGAGTACGTGTGGAACGACGGCACGCAGAACCTGCATTCGCCCGCTCCCGGCCGCTCCTTCCAGGCCACGCTGACGGTTGGCTACTGA